In Intestinibacillus sp. Marseille-P6563, a single genomic region encodes these proteins:
- a CDS encoding lipopolysaccharide biosynthesis protein: MSEKNTMTRNAMLFLPAKVLEGVLLLLMSSLYTHIFTKDAAGAFGFVQQTMNFAYLLVAAWMANSSTRYAAEEFKRDKASGLLSTMTVVYILMGVVGVASCAVLGAVTGDSRFLPGAVMFCTYTAFTILINTLVQLDRVRPAILFSLVSASLKLIVAIVLVGGKSNFPDPTPGFIANIIADGVGALGAVFALGMPSVVRFKRASRQMLNKLLAYGVPLMGVALCSGLLTLFDRFYIYGVFGDATGGIYYYNSSIPNSVFTMLSVGVLRGVYPAVLRAWNERSHDEAKVLLGAGVRLYLLVALPAAFGLAAVSTTFCRVFFAEGYDAGAPVIWMTAFAMVFMGLTEYANKGYELEQDTKPVLSNCAIAMAVKIVSSIAFVHMMGFTGGAMGSVVAFATYFFLTAFRVRKYFMWRVPLGSFVRILGSAILCGAAALACCTLLPCGNLLRLVCAIVAGAGVYALCLILSGEAKEELGWFLRKLKRQ; encoded by the coding sequence ATGTCTGAAAAAAATACTATGACACGCAACGCCATGCTCTTTTTGCCGGCCAAGGTGCTCGAAGGTGTACTGCTGCTGCTCATGTCGTCGCTGTACACCCACATCTTCACCAAGGATGCGGCAGGTGCATTTGGCTTTGTGCAGCAGACCATGAACTTTGCCTATCTGCTGGTCGCGGCCTGGATGGCCAATTCCTCCACCCGCTATGCGGCTGAGGAATTCAAACGCGACAAGGCAAGCGGCCTGCTGTCGACTATGACGGTTGTGTATATCCTCATGGGCGTGGTCGGCGTGGCTTCCTGCGCCGTGCTGGGCGCCGTGACCGGCGACAGCCGTTTTCTGCCGGGCGCGGTGATGTTCTGCACCTATACCGCGTTTACCATTCTGATCAATACCTTGGTACAGCTCGACCGGGTACGGCCAGCGATTTTGTTTTCGCTGGTGTCGGCGTCCTTAAAGCTGATTGTCGCCATTGTGCTGGTGGGCGGGAAAAGCAATTTCCCCGACCCTACGCCCGGTTTTATCGCCAACATTATCGCCGATGGCGTGGGCGCACTGGGCGCGGTGTTTGCGCTCGGGATGCCTTCGGTCGTGCGTTTCAAGCGCGCTTCCCGGCAAATGCTGAACAAGCTGCTCGCCTATGGCGTGCCGCTGATGGGTGTTGCCCTGTGTTCGGGGCTTTTAACCCTGTTTGACCGCTTCTATATCTATGGTGTGTTCGGCGACGCAACGGGCGGCATCTATTATTACAACAGTTCCATTCCGAACTCGGTGTTCACCATGCTGTCAGTAGGCGTCTTGCGCGGCGTGTATCCGGCGGTGCTGCGTGCCTGGAACGAGCGCAGCCACGACGAAGCCAAGGTGCTGCTGGGCGCCGGGGTACGGCTGTATCTGCTGGTGGCCCTGCCCGCAGCGTTTGGTCTGGCCGCGGTTTCGACCACCTTCTGCCGGGTGTTCTTTGCCGAAGGCTATGATGCAGGCGCGCCGGTCATCTGGATGACCGCGTTTGCGATGGTCTTTATGGGCCTGACCGAATACGCCAACAAGGGCTATGAACTCGAACAGGACACCAAACCAGTGCTGTCCAACTGCGCGATCGCTATGGCGGTCAAGATCGTATCCAGCATCGCGTTTGTGCATATGATGGGCTTTACCGGTGGCGCAATGGGGTCGGTGGTTGCATTTGCGACCTATTTCTTCCTGACCGCTTTCCGGGTGCGCAAGTATTTTATGTGGCGTGTGCCGCTCGGCTCGTTTGTCCGCATCCTGGGCAGCGCCATTTTGTGTGGCGCGGCGGCGCTCGCTTGCTGCACACTGCTGCCTTGCGGCAATCTGCTGCGGCTGGTGTGTGCCATCGTGGCGGGTGCAGGTGTGTATGCGCTGTGCCTGATTCTTTCGGGCGAAGCCAAAGAGGAACTCGGCTGGTTTTTGCGAAAACTCAAACGGCAATAA
- a CDS encoding CidA/LrgA family protein yields the protein MNYLRQLGILLAICVLGDVLSVLIGKVLPGNVLGMMLLLVLLGVRLIKCRQVEHAADFFLKNMAIFFLPVSLGILGLYAELHSQLAAILAVCLITTFLTAFATAGTVHLVLRLQQRKAAQKGGDR from the coding sequence GTGAATTATCTTCGTCAGCTTGGCATCCTGCTGGCTATCTGTGTGCTGGGGGATGTCCTTTCGGTGCTAATCGGCAAGGTCTTGCCCGGCAATGTACTGGGCATGATGCTGCTTTTGGTCCTCCTCGGTGTGCGGCTCATCAAATGCCGCCAGGTGGAACATGCAGCGGACTTTTTTCTGAAAAATATGGCCATTTTCTTTTTGCCGGTCAGCCTGGGCATTTTGGGCCTCTATGCCGAACTGCACAGCCAACTGGCGGCCATTTTGGCCGTATGCCTGATTACGACCTTTTTGACCGCGTTTGCCACGGCAGGCACCGTTCATCTGGTGCTGCGCTTGCAGCAGCGCAAAGCAGCGCAGAAAGGGGGCGACCGGTAA
- a CDS encoding LrgB family protein: protein MREALTTPAAFLALTLIAFTIGQWINEKTGSPIANPLLIGCILVGVVLVVFDIPLEEYNEGSGFLTLCLTPATIALAVPIYRQLEVLKKHLLPILAGALVGSLVSIGSVYGLGKLFGLDGKLIVSLLPKSVTTPIGVALSESMGGLTAVTSLAIIFTGIVGAVFLPASLKLLGVKHPVVTGIAIGTSSHAVGTSRALELGEVEGAMSGLAIGIAGLITAVVISVGSAILL from the coding sequence ATGCGCGAAGCATTGACCACCCCAGCGGCTTTTCTGGCGCTGACTCTCATTGCCTTTACCATCGGCCAATGGATCAATGAAAAGACCGGTTCGCCGATTGCCAACCCGCTGCTCATTGGCTGCATCCTGGTGGGCGTGGTATTGGTCGTATTCGACATCCCGCTCGAGGAATACAACGAAGGCAGCGGCTTTTTGACCCTGTGCCTGACCCCAGCGACCATTGCGCTGGCGGTGCCCATCTACCGTCAGCTCGAAGTGCTCAAAAAACATCTGCTGCCCATTCTGGCCGGGGCCTTGGTCGGGTCGCTCGTGTCGATCGGCAGTGTTTATGGATTGGGCAAGCTGTTCGGCCTGGACGGTAAGTTAATCGTTTCCCTCCTGCCCAAGTCGGTGACTACCCCCATCGGCGTGGCACTGAGTGAGTCCATGGGCGGCCTGACGGCGGTCACGTCGCTGGCTATCATCTTCACCGGCATCGTAGGCGCGGTATTCCTGCCCGCCTCGCTCAAGCTGCTGGGCGTCAAGCATCCGGTCGTAACCGGTATTGCCATCGGCACCTCCTCGCACGCGGTCGGCACCTCGCGCGCGCTTGAACTCGGCGAAGTCGAAGGCGCCATGAGCGGCCTTGCCATCGGCATCGCGGGTTTGATTACCGCTGTGGTCATCTCGGTTGGCTCGGCCATTCTTCTATAA
- a CDS encoding MarR family winged helix-turn-helix transcriptional regulator, which translates to MQDIGLHYWMLIGQSRFHRTISRRVCAGGLLPGQPKILEFLFTHDGCTQKEIGQGCVLDKSTVTSLLGRMLDAGLVRKDAGEDDKRTVRIFLTDKGRQKAAEVCAVFAQVDAQAWQGVSPAEQEQFVRILRQIILNLEGMEDE; encoded by the coding sequence ATGCAAGACATCGGACTGCACTACTGGATGCTCATTGGACAAAGCCGGTTTCACCGGACCATATCCCGGCGAGTTTGCGCCGGGGGATTACTGCCCGGCCAGCCGAAAATTTTGGAGTTTCTCTTTACCCACGACGGCTGCACCCAAAAAGAGATCGGGCAGGGATGCGTGCTGGACAAGTCAACGGTGACCAGTCTGCTGGGCCGTATGCTGGATGCCGGTCTGGTGCGCAAGGACGCCGGAGAGGACGACAAGCGCACGGTCCGTATTTTTTTGACCGACAAAGGCCGGCAAAAAGCGGCCGAGGTATGCGCCGTGTTTGCGCAGGTGGACGCGCAGGCCTGGCAGGGCGTTAGCCCGGCCGAACAGGAACAGTTTGTGCGTATCCTGCGGCAGATTATTTTAAATTTGGAAGGAATGGAAGACGAATGA
- a CDS encoding chloride channel protein — protein sequence MLDFWRGLLERWRLRVVSFAKWVLFACIVGGLIGVVGGGFHEAVNWATAYREAHPGLLYLLPLAGLLIWGLYRLCGFARDPGTNYVLVAVRENAPLRLRTAPLIIAATVITHLFGGSSGREGAALQMGSSISDFIGRRMRLNAKDERILMMCGMAAGFSALFGTPLAAAIFAMEVCSVGVMYYAALFPCMLSSLVASLVVRTMGGHATAFSLAGAPGLTALSLAQAAALGLLCAAVSILVCTVFGVTARFFGRYIPRPWVRVCVGGAAVVLLTLLTGVRDYNGAGMDIITRAVEAGQAQPEAFFLKIIFTAVTLGCGFKGGEIVPAFFVGATFGTFYGALLGLPAGFAGALGMTAVFCGVTNCPLSSILLAYELFGGAGLPLFALCIAVSYMLSGYRGLYSEQKIMYSKYSAEFVDRRAGD from the coding sequence ATGTTGGATTTTTGGCGCGGCTTGCTCGAACGTTGGCGGCTGCGCGTGGTGTCGTTTGCCAAGTGGGTGCTGTTTGCCTGCATCGTCGGCGGTCTGATCGGCGTGGTGGGCGGCGGTTTCCATGAGGCGGTCAACTGGGCGACCGCATACCGCGAGGCCCATCCCGGACTTTTGTATCTGCTTCCGCTGGCCGGTCTGCTCATCTGGGGGCTGTACCGCCTGTGCGGATTTGCCCGCGACCCGGGCACCAATTATGTGCTGGTCGCGGTGCGCGAAAACGCGCCCCTGCGCCTGCGCACGGCGCCGCTCATCATCGCGGCGACCGTCATCACCCATCTGTTTGGCGGCTCGTCCGGCCGGGAAGGCGCGGCGCTGCAAATGGGCAGCTCGATTTCCGATTTTATCGGCCGCCGCATGCGGTTAAATGCCAAGGATGAGCGCATCCTGATGATGTGCGGCATGGCCGCCGGATTTTCCGCCCTGTTCGGCACGCCGCTGGCGGCTGCCATCTTTGCCATGGAAGTGTGCAGCGTGGGCGTGATGTATTATGCCGCGCTCTTTCCCTGCATGCTGTCCTCGCTGGTAGCCAGCCTGGTGGTGCGTACCATGGGCGGCCATGCGACCGCCTTTTCGCTTGCCGGTGCGCCCGGCCTGACCGCCCTGTCACTGGCCCAGGCGGCAGCGCTCGGCCTTTTGTGCGCCGCGGTGTCCATTCTGGTGTGCACGGTGTTTGGTGTGACCGCCCGGTTTTTCGGCCGCTATATTCCCCGCCCCTGGGTGCGGGTCTGTGTGGGCGGCGCGGCGGTCGTGCTGCTCACCCTGCTCACCGGGGTGCGCGATTATAACGGCGCGGGCATGGATATCATCACCCGGGCGGTCGAGGCTGGACAGGCCCAGCCCGAAGCCTTTTTTCTCAAAATCATCTTTACCGCGGTCACGCTCGGCTGCGGCTTTAAGGGCGGCGAAATTGTGCCCGCCTTCTTTGTAGGCGCGACCTTTGGCACGTTTTACGGCGCTTTGCTCGGCCTGCCCGCCGGCTTTGCCGGTGCACTGGGGATGACGGCGGTGTTTTGCGGCGTGACCAACTGCCCGCTCTCGTCCATTCTGCTGGCCTATGAGCTGTTCGGCGGAGCCGGACTGCCGCTGTTTGCGCTGTGCATCGCGGTCAGCTATATGCTGTCCGGTTATCGCGGCTTGTACAGCGAACAAAAGATCATGTACTCCAAATACAGCGCCGAATTCGTGGACCGCCGCGCCGGCGACTGA
- a CDS encoding YczE/YyaS/YitT family protein, whose product MKTFMHRYLWFVFGVLLNSFGVALITKAALGTSPISSVPYVLSFAFPFTFGQITFAFNMLFIIGQFVLLRKEFHPIQWLQIAVNLIFSACIDGSMNLLTWFEPTNLVSEAIALLLGCAILGLGISIEVAPDVLMVPGEGVVKAITRVSGKRFGSIKIGFDVSLVLLACVLSVVFQHPLQGLGIGTIVSALVVGRFVNFFNRHLPLITRIAGLKRCVA is encoded by the coding sequence ATGAAGACCTTTATGCACCGTTATCTGTGGTTTGTGTTTGGCGTACTCCTCAACTCCTTTGGGGTCGCGCTGATCACCAAAGCTGCGCTGGGCACCTCGCCAATTTCCAGCGTGCCCTATGTACTCAGCTTTGCGTTCCCGTTTACCTTCGGGCAGATCACATTTGCGTTTAATATGCTGTTTATCATCGGACAGTTCGTATTGCTGCGTAAAGAGTTTCATCCGATTCAGTGGCTGCAAATTGCGGTCAACCTGATTTTCAGCGCCTGCATCGACGGGAGCATGAACCTGCTGACCTGGTTTGAACCCACCAATCTGGTCAGCGAGGCGATTGCGCTGCTGCTGGGCTGCGCGATTTTGGGCCTGGGCATCAGCATCGAGGTCGCACCCGATGTGCTGATGGTCCCCGGTGAAGGCGTGGTCAAAGCCATCACCCGAGTGAGTGGCAAGCGCTTTGGCTCGATCAAGATCGGGTTTGATGTTTCGCTCGTGCTGCTTGCCTGCGTGCTGTCGGTCGTGTTCCAGCATCCGCTGCAAGGCCTTGGCATTGGTACGATCGTATCGGCACTGGTTGTGGGCCGCTTTGTCAATTTCTTTAACCGTCACTTACCGCTGATTACCCGCATCGCGGGCCTGAAGCGGTGTGTCGCATAA
- a CDS encoding Gfo/Idh/MocA family protein: MKKLRVGIAGLGRLGKVHANNLANKIPGAELVAACSIVPAELEYAQKELGVTQVYTDFNEMIATPDIDAVAIVTTSSEHCWQIAAALDAGKHVFSDKPLGVTLEECQLAEQAVERHPDLTFVLGFMRRFDPSYAYAKKKIEAGAIGTPYLVKATGIDPEALVEGSIRFAHTSGGIFIDMAIHDIDLMRWFLGAEATEVYALGATFKHPEFKEAGDDETGVATYRFANGAIGTIHVGRTAPHGYHIETEIVGTEGSIRVSPVPAKNLAVLYDTNGVVTECVENFGERFADAYRLEMEEFVDCALTGRKPGVSVYDGTASTKIGFATTEAWKSGKVVAI; the protein is encoded by the coding sequence GTGAAGAAATTAAGAGTCGGCATCGCGGGCCTGGGCCGTCTGGGCAAGGTGCATGCAAACAATCTGGCCAATAAGATCCCGGGCGCCGAACTGGTAGCGGCCTGCTCGATCGTGCCGGCCGAACTGGAATATGCCCAGAAGGAACTGGGCGTCACCCAGGTGTATACCGATTTTAACGAAATGATCGCAACCCCGGACATTGACGCGGTGGCCATCGTCACCACCTCGTCCGAGCACTGCTGGCAGATCGCCGCAGCGCTGGATGCCGGCAAGCATGTCTTTTCCGACAAGCCTCTGGGCGTTACGCTGGAAGAGTGCCAGCTGGCCGAGCAGGCGGTCGAGCGCCATCCCGATTTGACGTTTGTACTCGGCTTCATGCGCCGCTTCGACCCGTCGTACGCCTACGCCAAGAAGAAGATCGAAGCCGGCGCCATCGGTACACCCTATCTGGTCAAGGCGACCGGCATTGACCCGGAAGCGCTGGTCGAAGGCTCCATCCGCTTTGCGCACACCTCGGGCGGCATCTTCATCGACATGGCCATCCATGACATTGACCTGATGCGCTGGTTCCTGGGCGCAGAGGCGACCGAAGTGTATGCGCTGGGTGCGACCTTTAAGCATCCGGAGTTCAAGGAAGCGGGCGACGACGAAACGGGCGTGGCCACCTATCGCTTTGCCAACGGCGCCATCGGTACCATCCATGTCGGCCGCACCGCACCTCATGGCTACCACATCGAAACCGAGATCGTGGGCACCGAAGGCTCGATTCGGGTCAGCCCGGTACCGGCCAAAAATCTGGCGGTGCTGTATGATACGAACGGTGTCGTGACCGAATGCGTCGAGAACTTCGGCGAGCGTTTTGCAGACGCTTACCGTCTGGAAATGGAGGAATTCGTCGATTGTGCCCTGACCGGACGCAAGCCGGGCGTGAGCGTGTACGACGGTACCGCCTCCACCAAGATCGGTTTTGCCACCACCGAGGCGTGGAAAAGCGGCAAGGTCGTTGCAATCTAA
- a CDS encoding HAD family hydrolase, whose translation MIQAVIFDMDGLMFDTERVAYEMLHDICARHGLNYTMDMKRRMCGANFDACTRIFREELGIDDSVLTFGQCWTEVRERMETEFTTQGIPCKPGLKELLDFLQGQGIGVAVASGSSAAVVQRYLDTAGVSAYFSAIVGGSDIKNPKPAPDCFLMAAERVGAQPADCLVLEDSARGLQAALRAGMHAIWVPDLDVPDEQTTAKLDAVCETLHDVIGWLQTACKG comes from the coding sequence TTGATTCAAGCTGTGATTTTTGATATGGACGGCCTGATGTTCGATACCGAGCGGGTGGCCTATGAGATGCTGCATGACATCTGCGCCCGGCACGGGCTGAACTATACCATGGACATGAAGCGGCGCATGTGCGGCGCCAACTTTGACGCCTGCACGCGGATTTTCCGCGAAGAACTGGGCATCGACGACTCGGTTTTGACCTTTGGCCAGTGCTGGACCGAGGTGCGCGAGCGCATGGAAACCGAGTTCACCACCCAGGGCATCCCGTGCAAGCCCGGGCTGAAAGAACTGCTGGACTTTCTGCAAGGGCAGGGAATCGGGGTCGCGGTCGCGTCCGGGTCCTCGGCAGCGGTCGTGCAACGATATCTGGATACGGCCGGGGTGTCCGCTTACTTTTCGGCGATCGTCGGCGGTTCGGACATCAAAAACCCCAAACCGGCGCCCGACTGCTTTTTGATGGCCGCCGAGCGCGTGGGCGCACAGCCGGCCGACTGTCTGGTGCTCGAGGATTCTGCCCGTGGGTTGCAGGCCGCGCTGCGCGCGGGGATGCACGCCATTTGGGTGCCTGATCTGGATGTGCCGGACGAGCAGACGACCGCGAAGCTGGATGCGGTGTGTGAAACGCTGCACGATGTCATCGGCTGGCTGCAAACCGCTTGCAAGGGATAA
- a CDS encoding solute:sodium symporter family transporter, with protein MFILLTFVGFTALVALISWWKTREEDLTSQDGYFLAGRSLSAGVIAGSLMLTNLSTEQLIGQSGQSFRTNMGPMAWEATACFALIILANVFLPKYLKAGLTTIPEFLEKRYDKTVKRIISILFLLGYLLTYLPTVLYSGALVFNQLFGIDTLLGVSQLTGVTITALAIGVIGAIYAIFGGLKAVAVSDTINGIGLIIGGFMVPIFALAFLGNGDIGAGFMDFVQNLPSEKFASLNPANAQAPMIPWPILFTGMVVNNLFYWCTNQSIIQRTFGAKNLKEAQKGAIITSFLKLVGPFFITICGLLSFRMALAGHYDDATLEGLLSNADLAYPALVIEVMPKWLLGFFAAVLFGAILSSFNSALNSSVTLYTLDIHRPIFNPNASDAHLVKVGKKFGTVLAIVSIGVAPLVSFAPSGLYDFLQECFGFYNVPIIAAVLLGFFTKRTPAKAVKVSLVAHVILYGASKFVVPRTVHYLYVLAVLFVVNLVIMAVITKISPRETDFVLEDAGAVDLTPWKYAKPISVLAIICLIGVYVIFSPIGIGSFSQVTLPEGTGLDLASVMAALGLR; from the coding sequence ATGTTCATCTTACTGACGTTTGTGGGCTTCACCGCGCTGGTTGCCCTGATCTCCTGGTGGAAGACCCGCGAGGAAGATCTGACCAGCCAGGACGGATATTTCCTGGCCGGGCGCAGCCTGTCAGCAGGCGTGATCGCAGGCTCGCTGATGCTTACCAATCTGTCTACTGAGCAGCTCATCGGTCAGTCAGGGCAATCCTTCCGCACCAACATGGGCCCCATGGCCTGGGAGGCCACCGCATGCTTTGCGCTGATTATTTTGGCCAACGTGTTCCTGCCCAAATACCTGAAGGCAGGTCTTACCACCATTCCTGAGTTTTTGGAAAAGCGCTACGACAAAACGGTCAAGCGTATCATTTCCATCCTGTTCCTGCTGGGCTATCTGTTGACCTACCTGCCCACCGTCCTGTATTCGGGCGCCCTGGTCTTTAACCAGTTGTTCGGCATCGATACCCTGCTCGGCGTCAGCCAGTTGACCGGCGTGACGATTACCGCTCTGGCGATTGGCGTGATCGGCGCGATTTATGCCATCTTCGGCGGCCTGAAGGCGGTTGCCGTGTCGGATACCATCAACGGCATCGGCCTGATCATCGGCGGTTTTATGGTTCCGATCTTTGCGCTGGCCTTTTTGGGCAATGGCGACATCGGCGCCGGCTTCATGGACTTTGTTCAGAACCTGCCCAGTGAAAAGTTTGCCTCCCTCAATCCGGCCAATGCACAGGCACCCATGATCCCGTGGCCCATCCTGTTTACCGGCATGGTCGTCAACAACCTGTTCTACTGGTGCACCAACCAGTCGATCATCCAGCGTACATTTGGCGCGAAAAACCTCAAGGAAGCACAGAAGGGTGCAATCATCACGTCGTTCCTCAAGCTGGTGGGACCGTTCTTTATCACCATCTGCGGCCTGCTGTCCTTCCGCATGGCGCTGGCCGGCCATTACGACGACGCGACTCTGGAGGGTCTGCTGAGCAATGCCGATCTGGCATATCCGGCACTCGTTATCGAAGTCATGCCCAAGTGGCTGCTCGGTTTCTTCGCGGCCGTGCTGTTCGGCGCCATCCTGTCGTCCTTTAACTCGGCGCTCAATTCTTCGGTCACGCTGTATACACTGGATATCCATCGTCCGATTTTCAATCCCAATGCTTCCGATGCCCATTTGGTCAAAGTCGGCAAAAAATTCGGTACCGTGCTGGCTATTGTGTCGATCGGTGTAGCGCCGCTGGTGTCGTTCGCCCCCTCTGGCCTGTACGACTTCCTGCAGGAATGCTTTGGTTTCTATAATGTACCGATCATTGCGGCTGTACTGCTGGGCTTCTTCACCAAGCGTACCCCGGCCAAGGCGGTCAAGGTGTCCTTGGTTGCGCACGTCATTTTGTATGGCGCTTCCAAATTCGTCGTGCCGCGTACCGTGCATTACCTGTATGTGTTGGCTGTCTTGTTTGTCGTCAACCTGGTCATCATGGCCGTCATCACCAAGATCAGTCCGCGCGAAACCGATTTTGTGCTGGAAGATGCCGGCGCGGTCGATCTGACGCCCTGGAAGTACGCCAAGCCCATCTCGGTGCTGGCGATCATCTGCCTGATTGGTGTGTATGTGATCTTCTCGCCCATCGGCATCGGCAGCTTCAGCCAGGTGACCCTGCCCGAAGGCACGGGATTGGATTTGGCGTCGGTCATGGCGGCACTCGGCCTTCGCTAA
- a CDS encoding LacI family DNA-binding transcriptional regulator, which yields MKPTIRSLARMCGVSRGTVDRVLNDRPYVKPEVRQRVLRAVQQTGYVHPSARAQAGAHATHIGFLMAQWENTYFREQTTRGIRRAERYLRPGELKLTVETMGSRSEIEYLQRIDRLLDAGVDGILLNAADTALLRGKIDELAARGVPVMTYNSDLPSSRRVCHVGQDLAKSGRVAAGLLARLLGPQDTVLAVTGNLEFRSHRSRVESFCRHLEGLGVAGERLTLRECFERYDLTYQAVWDALQADPRLRGIYMGTEHVPACIDAIRKARPRHKIHVIVNDLTPMATRYLKSGDIDFVIEQDFAAQAYEAILVLYALLAHDRPPKKPVRYVTTSIYTRELLETSFP from the coding sequence ATGAAACCAACCATCCGTTCCCTGGCGCGCATGTGCGGCGTATCGCGCGGCACAGTCGACCGGGTCCTCAACGACCGCCCCTATGTCAAACCCGAGGTGCGCCAGCGCGTGCTGCGCGCCGTGCAGCAAACCGGCTATGTTCATCCGTCCGCCCGCGCCCAGGCGGGCGCACACGCGACCCATATCGGCTTTTTGATGGCCCAGTGGGAAAATACTTATTTCCGCGAACAGACCACCCGCGGCATCCGCCGGGCCGAGCGGTATCTGCGGCCGGGCGAACTGAAACTGACCGTGGAAACCATGGGCAGCCGGTCAGAAATCGAATATTTACAGCGCATCGACCGGCTGCTGGACGCCGGGGTGGACGGCATCCTGCTCAATGCAGCCGACACCGCGCTGCTGCGCGGCAAAATCGACGAGCTGGCCGCGCGCGGTGTGCCGGTGATGACGTACAATTCCGATCTGCCGTCCAGCCGCCGGGTGTGCCATGTCGGCCAGGACCTGGCCAAAAGTGGCCGGGTAGCTGCCGGACTGTTGGCCAGGCTGCTCGGTCCGCAGGACACCGTTTTAGCCGTGACTGGCAACCTGGAATTTCGCTCGCACCGCAGCCGGGTGGAAAGCTTTTGCCGCCATCTGGAAGGGTTGGGGGTGGCCGGGGAGCGGCTGACCCTGCGCGAATGCTTTGAACGCTATGACCTGACCTATCAGGCGGTGTGGGACGCTTTACAGGCCGACCCGCGCCTGCGCGGCATCTATATGGGCACCGAACATGTGCCTGCCTGTATCGATGCCATCCGCAAGGCCCGTCCCCGGCACAAAATCCATGTGATCGTCAACGATCTGACGCCCATGGCTACCCGCTATCTCAAAAGCGGCGACATCGATTTTGTCATCGAGCAGGACTTTGCCGCCCAGGCCTATGAGGCCATTCTGGTGCTGTATGCCCTGCTCGCCCACGACCGGCCGCCCAAAAAGCCGGTGCGCTATGTGACCACCAGCATCTATACCCGGGAACTGCTGGAAACGTCCTTCCCCTGA
- a CDS encoding helix-turn-helix transcriptional regulator, translating to MENTIHQRRKELGLSQQELAKQCGVTRQTVNAIENNRYDPTLTLAFQLARVLGTTVDELFCPEEK from the coding sequence GTGGAAAATACCATTCATCAGCGGCGCAAGGAATTGGGACTCTCCCAGCAGGAACTGGCCAAACAGTGCGGCGTGACCCGCCAGACGGTCAATGCCATCGAGAACAACCGGTATGACCCCACACTCACCCTAGCATTTCAGCTGGCCCGGGTGTTGGGCACCACGGTCGATGAACTGTTTTGTCCAGAGGAAAAATAA